One genomic segment of Arachis duranensis cultivar V14167 chromosome 4, aradu.V14167.gnm2.J7QH, whole genome shotgun sequence includes these proteins:
- the LOC107485391 gene encoding vestitone reductase-like encodes MAHANNKGKVCVTGGTGFLGSWLVKTLLEDGYTVNTTVRFDPNISFLTKLSKASEKLKVFNADLSKPESFNEAIEGCMGVFHVASPIDFAVKEAEETVTKRSIDGALGILKACKNSKTVKRVVYTSSGSAVCCKEESEEEEEDGFDESSWSDVEFLRKFKPFCWSYAVSKTLTEKAMLQFGENNYLEVVSLVAPLIVGPFISPELPDSVEKGLVLVLGKKDKIGITRFHMAHVDDVVRAHIFLLEHPNPKGRYICSPFSIDIQEMAKILSAMYPEFEIPATHELKEIKGFKLPRLISNKLIDAGFEFKNSIEDMFKDAIECCVDKGFL; translated from the exons ATGGCACATGCAAATAATAAGGGTAAAGTTTGTGTCACTGGAGGCACAGGTTTTCTTGGTTCATGGCTCGTCAAAACACTACTTGAGGATGGTTACACTGTTAACACCACTGTTAGATTTGATCCAA ACATAAGCTTCCTCACAAAGCTATCAAAAGCATCAGAAAAGCTAAAAGTGTTCAATGCAGATTTAAGCAAGCCAGAGAGTTTCAACGAAGCAATTGAAGGTTGCATGGGGGTATTCCACGTGGCATCACCAATAGACTTTGCAGTGAAGGAGGCCGAAGAAACAGTGACAAAGAGAAGCATTGATGGAGCCTTAGGGATCCTAAAAGCATGCAAGAATTCAAAGACAGTGAAGAGGGTGGTTTACACTTCAAGTGGCTCAGCTGTTTGCTGCaaagaagaatctgaggaggaggaggaggatggtTTTGATGAGAGCAGTTGGAGTGACGTGGAGTTTCTTAGGAAATTCAAGCCGTTTTGTTGGTCCTATGCGGTTTCAAAGACATTGACGGAGAAAGCTATGCTTCAGTTTGGAGAAAACAATTATTTGGAAGTTGTGTCTTTGGTTGCTCCTCTTATTGTTGGACCATTCATCTCTCCAGAGCTTCCTGATTCGGTTGAGAAAGGACTTGTTTTGGTGTTag GTAAGAAGGATAAAATTGGGATTACACGTTTCCACATGGCGCATGTTGATGATGTAGTTAGAGCACATATATTCTTGCTTGAGCACCCTAACCCTAAAGGGAGATATATTTGCTCACCATTTTCCATAGATATTCAAGAAATGGCTAAAATTCTTTCAGCCATGTACCCAGAATTTGAAATACCAGCAACACA TGAGCTGAAGGAAATTAAGGGGTTCAAGCTACCACGTCTAATCTCAAACAAACTCATAGATGCTGGATTTGAGTTCAAGAATAGCATCGAGGATATGTTTAAGGATGCAATTGAATGCTGCGTGGATAAGGGATTTCTTTGA